TGAAAACGTCGAAGGAAATGCGGCAGTGGATGCAGCCGTCGCCGAAGTGGCCATAGAGGGAGGCCGCAAGCCGGTGATCGTCCAGGAGCTTCCTGAATTCCCTGAGGTAGTTGCCGATCCTCGCCGGGTCCACGGCGGCGTCCTCCCAGCCTGGCCAGCTGAGGGTCATGCCGGGCACGTTTGCCGTCGCCCCGAGCCCCGATTCCCGGATCTCCCAGATTTTCTTCTCCTCCCTTTCGTCGGTAAACAATTTCATGGATGGCGGATTCTTCACCTTTTTCAGCTCATCCATGGCGCGGCGGGCCTTTTGGTTCGACTCCTCCTTGCTGTCGCCGCCGAATTCCGCAAGCAGCCAGCCGTTCCCTTCGGGCAGCAGGGCCAGGTCATGGGTGTGGAGCCCCTTTTTCCGGGCCAACTTGATCAAGAGGTCGTCGAGCCCCTCCAACCCCACCGGCTCGAAGGCGAGGATATCGGGGATGTGATCGCCGGCGGCAAAGATATCCGGATAGCCCAAAAGCAGGATGGAGCGGGCCGGCGGGCTATGGATCAAGCGTATTTTGGCTTCAAGTACGGTGACGCAGGTACCTTCTGTTCCCACCAGCGCCCGGGCCACGTGGAAGCCGTTCTCCGGCAGCAGGTCGTCCAGGTTGTAGCCGGAAACACGGCGGGGGATCTTTGGATAGCGGCTGCGGATCAGATCGCCGTAGCGGTCGCGGATGTCACGCATGCCCCGATAGATTTCCCCCCGGCGCCCGCCTTCGTTGATGATCGCCTGCAGCTCCTCCTCGTTGGTGGGCCCCACCTTCATCCTGATGCCGTCATAGGTGACCACATCCAGTTCCAGGATGTTATCGACGGTGCGGCCGGCCATGACCGAGTGGATGCCGCAGGAGTTGTTGCCGATCATGCCGCCGAAGGTGTTGTAGTTGTGGGTGGCCGGATCGGGTCCGAAGGTCAGGTGGTAATTCTCCGCCTGGTCCCGAAGATGGTCGAGGATGACTCCCGGCTCCACCCTGGCATAGCGGTTTTTCTGGTCCAGCTCCAGGATGCGGTTCAGGTATTTTGAATGGTCGATGACCACGGCGAGATTGCAGGTCTGGCCGCAGAGGCCGGTTCCTCCCCCACGGGAAACGATGGGAGCGCCGTGACGGCGGCAGATCTCCAAGGTCTTGACAACGGCTGCTACAGATTTGGGGACGACGACGCCGATGGGAATCTGCCGATAGTTGGAGGCATCAGTGGCATAAAGAGCGCGACTTGCCGTATCGAAACGGACCTCCCCCTCCACCTGATAACGCAGGTCTGCTTCCAAAGCACCAGGATTGAGGGTGGTGCGGACGAACTCCTCGCTCTTCTGGGGTTGCGGCATCAAGTCCCTCCGAAGGCAATATCCAGCAATTCAAGCCCAGAGCAACAGCAACAATCCGCGGTGTTTATTTTTCGCTGCGGGACAGCATATTGGCCATCATCTGCTTCGCCGACTGCTTGACCATTCCACCTAGATTGGGGTCACCCTTGAAGATGGAGAACATGTAGCCCTTTGCCTGCTCGAAGGTTATGTGCGGTGGCAGTGGCGGGACCTCCGGATCGCAGTGGGCGTCGATCACCACCGGCTTGCCGGCCTTGAGAGCTGCGTCCCAGGCGGCGCCGATCTCATTGGGATGCCGGAGCTCGATCCCTTCCAGTCCCAGCATTTGTGCATAACGGGCATAGGGAAAGGCCGGAATGTCCTGGGAGCCCATGAACTTAGGGTCACCGTTCATCACCCGCTGTTCCCAGGTGACTTGATTCAGATCCTCATTGTTCAGCACCATGATCACCAGACGCGGGTCGCACCATTCCCGCCAGTATTTGGCGATGGTGATCAGACCGTTCAGGCCGAGCATCTGTACTGCTCCGTCTCCGACCAGAGAAATTACCACCCGCTCCGGGTTATTGATCTTTGCCGCCAGGGCGTAGGGGATACCGGGGCACATGGTGGATAGTGTTCCGGAGAGGGAGGCCATCATGCCGCGGCGAATTTTGAGGTCCCTGGCGTACCAGTTGGCAGCTGAGCCGGAGTCGCAGGTGATGATGGCGTGATCCGGAAGCCTTGAAGAGAGTTCCCAGAACAGCCGTTGAGGGTTGATCGGGGTGGCTGAAACATTGGCCCGTGCCTCCATTACCTGCCACCATTCGCGCACATTTGCTTCCACTCCGTCTTGCCAGCTGCGATCGGTCTTCTTTTCCAGCAGCGGCAGCAGTGCCCGCAGGGTCAGTGCTGTATCCCCCTGCAGGTTCACTTCCATCGGGTAGCGCAGGCTCAGCATGCGTGGGTCAATGTCGATCTGCACCCCTCTTGCCTGCCCTTCCCTGGGAAGAAACTCTGAATAGGGAAAGCCGCTGCCAATCATGAGGAAGGTGTCACAGTTC
This region of Geotalea daltonii FRC-32 genomic DNA includes:
- a CDS encoding thiamine pyrophosphate-requiring protein → MAITTSDYLVQRLMDWGVRRVYGYPGDGINGVMGALNRAQEKIRFYQARHEEEAAFMACGHAKFTGEVGICIATSGPGAIHLLNGLYDAKMDHQPVVAIVGQQATTSLGADYQQEVDLISLFKDVAHHFVQMATNPAQIRHLVDRAVRIALAERTVTCIILPNDVQELEAVESPPRKHGATFTGIGFSRPEVVPKKDDLRKAADVLNAGRKIAILVGAGALHATEEVVETAEKVGAGVAKALLGKAALPDDLPYVTGSIGLLGTKPSYELMMNCDTFLMIGSGFPYSEFLPREGQARGVQIDIDPRMLSLRYPMEVNLQGDTALTLRALLPLLEKKTDRSWQDGVEANVREWWQVMEARANVSATPINPQRLFWELSSRLPDHAIITCDSGSAANWYARDLKIRRGMMASLSGTLSTMCPGIPYALAAKINNPERVVISLVGDGAVQMLGLNGLITIAKYWREWCDPRLVIMVLNNEDLNQVTWEQRVMNGDPKFMGSQDIPAFPYARYAQMLGLEGIELRHPNEIGAAWDAALKAGKPVVIDAHCDPEVPPLPPHITFEQAKGYMFSIFKGDPNLGGMVKQSAKQMMANMLSRSEK